The Candidatus Baltobacteraceae bacterium genome has a window encoding:
- a CDS encoding pyridoxal-phosphate dependent enzyme, with protein sequence MALPHGAGTDLTPLPVGFSDVQAAAERLRGVAHHTPAVRSRTLDERCGAKVYLKCENVQRMGAFKFRGAYNLLSSLSPEQRRAGVVAFSSGNHAQGVALAARLLSIPATIVMPTDAPSVKLDATRGYGAEVVLYERERSHREEIAAAIAAERGATIVPPFDDPRIVAGAGTAALELLADAGALDAIVTPVGGGGLMGGTALAAHGIDPAIEIYGVEPEAGDDFAQSLARSERVTIGVPKTIADGLQTTSPGELTFEIARRHACAIVTVSDDELREAVRFAFARLKLVVEPSGAAAIAALLHHRIAGLDGKRVGAVISGGNVDGKHFAAIVG encoded by the coding sequence TTGGCACTTCCACATGGTGCAGGGACAGACCTAACGCCGCTTCCGGTCGGGTTCTCCGACGTTCAAGCCGCCGCGGAGCGTCTGCGCGGCGTTGCGCATCATACTCCGGCGGTCCGTTCGCGAACCCTCGACGAGCGCTGCGGCGCCAAGGTGTACCTCAAGTGCGAGAACGTGCAGCGCATGGGTGCGTTCAAGTTTCGCGGCGCGTACAATCTCTTGTCGTCGCTTTCGCCGGAGCAGCGGCGCGCCGGCGTCGTTGCATTCTCGAGCGGTAACCACGCACAGGGCGTCGCACTCGCGGCGCGGCTGCTCTCCATCCCGGCGACGATCGTCATGCCCACCGACGCTCCATCCGTCAAGCTCGACGCGACGCGCGGATATGGCGCCGAGGTGGTGCTGTACGAGCGCGAGCGATCGCATCGCGAAGAGATCGCAGCAGCAATCGCCGCCGAGCGCGGCGCCACCATCGTTCCGCCGTTCGACGATCCACGCATCGTCGCCGGCGCGGGAACGGCTGCGCTCGAGTTGCTTGCCGACGCAGGAGCGCTCGATGCAATCGTAACGCCGGTCGGCGGCGGGGGGTTAATGGGCGGCACCGCGCTGGCGGCGCACGGCATCGATCCGGCGATCGAGATCTACGGTGTCGAACCGGAGGCCGGCGACGACTTCGCGCAATCCCTCGCACGAAGCGAGCGCGTAACGATCGGCGTTCCTAAAACGATTGCCGACGGATTGCAGACGACGTCGCCGGGCGAGTTGACTTTCGAAATCGCGCGGCGCCACGCGTGCGCCATCGTCACGGTGAGTGACGACGAACTGCGCGAGGCGGTACGCTTTGCCTTTGCGAGGCTCAAACTCGTCGTCGAGCCGAGCGGTGCCGCAGCCATCGCCGCGCTGCTGCATCACCGCATCGCCGGTCTCGACGGAAAACGCGTGGGAGCCGTCATTAGCGGCGGCAACGTCGACGGCAAACATTTCGCGGCCATCGTCGGTTAG
- a CDS encoding peroxidase-related enzyme (This protein belongs to a clade of uncharacterized proteins related to peroxidases such as the alkylhydroperoxidase AhpD.), translated as MQRPSFVSRFGEPPEDRLPDDIRAIYEANRAKIGFVPNVFRAYARRPEHFRAFMGYHDVLMKGEGGLSRAEREAIVVAVSSENRCQYCLTAHGAALRILGKDPIVAEQIANNWRTADLSPRLRAILSFASRVNEPAFAASDEEIEALRAAGLSDDDVWDVAAIAAFFGFSNRMAGLMDMRPNPEFYSMGRQ; from the coding sequence ATGCAGCGTCCTTCTTTTGTTTCTCGATTCGGAGAGCCGCCCGAAGACCGGCTTCCCGACGATATCCGTGCGATCTACGAAGCCAATCGCGCCAAGATCGGCTTCGTCCCCAACGTCTTTCGCGCGTACGCGCGCCGGCCCGAGCACTTTCGTGCCTTCATGGGCTATCACGACGTGCTCATGAAGGGCGAGGGCGGCTTGAGCCGGGCCGAGCGCGAGGCAATCGTCGTTGCGGTATCGTCGGAAAACCGCTGTCAATACTGCCTGACCGCTCACGGTGCCGCTCTGCGAATCCTCGGAAAGGATCCCATTGTGGCCGAGCAGATCGCCAACAACTGGCGCACCGCCGATCTCTCTCCTCGCCTGCGAGCGATTCTTTCGTTCGCGTCGCGCGTAAACGAACCGGCCTTCGCGGCGTCCGATGAAGAGATCGAAGCGCTGCGCGCGGCCGGCTTGAGCGACGACGACGTCTGGGACGTCGCCGCGATTGCAGCCTTTTTCGGGTTCTCGAACCGCATGGCCGGTCTCATGGACATGCGCCCGAATCCGGAGTTCTATTCGATGGGGCGTCAATAA